From Weissella confusa, a single genomic window includes:
- a CDS encoding helix-turn-helix domain-containing protein, producing MSMIDMMSIMDALTISFSELGMLTGKSRFQDISIRWLMNADINELIQRAQGIDDQDTDFRKMLFQAVVALRKGESMQEASTQIYERLATIDIFTLIDIVAFAVIAPELTAGQFKRLYLCYARSMSNFQNYLTNDMYDAVLTIHLAAVDKLLVQPENRSYNNSMFVIETILNQYAEPQFMELRILQQMMQLFKTTVEGLLYTTTSRMTILLLAVKNQHVEIVKTRLISVDLLALWNEFQVSTASFWTKRHEHDPFPRFSTLPPEEMFEHFGDVLRRIMKQKHITPGMAVDAGISTYKLYRTYNETHYLELEELITLMRLVDLMPSDIDAVMRRRVINVTNSTWHQYNWQHVNPLGYDAMARSMANLYEETHLRKDLEAYFEFKSLDGLFVRHNWLQSNDANELSKEIGNELMSMESWHVAEFRVMRYALLHVDTEAGVEMWSRSIRKALNEMDQQYIQHNAVLDIYEWAILRAMLLRNKELAKSLLKASRVINNNPADVPLFGRGQRRLFELYEELIDEVPTARRQLQEHLSDFVILSGDSKFTDAYQKILRPYWEK from the coding sequence ATGAGCATGATTGATATGATGTCAATCATGGACGCGTTAACGATTTCATTCAGTGAACTAGGGATGTTAACAGGCAAGTCGCGCTTTCAAGATATTTCGATTCGTTGGTTAATGAACGCAGACATTAACGAACTAATCCAACGAGCACAAGGCATTGATGACCAAGATACGGACTTCCGTAAAATGTTGTTTCAAGCGGTTGTTGCGTTGCGTAAGGGTGAATCAATGCAGGAAGCGTCCACACAAATTTATGAGCGTTTGGCAACGATTGATATCTTTACCTTGATTGATATTGTTGCATTTGCAGTTATTGCACCGGAATTAACGGCGGGACAGTTTAAACGATTGTATTTGTGCTATGCGCGAAGCATGTCGAATTTTCAAAACTATTTAACGAATGACATGTATGATGCGGTGCTGACGATTCATTTAGCAGCTGTCGATAAGTTGCTGGTGCAACCGGAAAACCGTAGTTATAACAATTCGATGTTTGTGATTGAAACAATCTTGAATCAATACGCAGAACCACAATTCATGGAACTGCGAATTTTACAACAAATGATGCAGTTGTTCAAAACAACGGTTGAGGGGTTGTTATACACAACGACGAGTCGCATGACAATTTTATTGCTAGCCGTGAAGAATCAACATGTCGAGATCGTCAAAACGCGTTTGATATCAGTTGACTTACTGGCGTTGTGGAATGAATTTCAAGTATCGACCGCTAGTTTTTGGACAAAGCGTCATGAGCACGATCCGTTTCCGCGTTTTTCAACCTTGCCACCAGAAGAAATGTTCGAACACTTCGGTGATGTTTTACGTCGCATTATGAAGCAAAAGCATATCACGCCGGGGATGGCGGTCGATGCTGGTATCTCAACGTATAAGTTGTATCGCACCTATAATGAAACGCATTATCTGGAGTTGGAAGAGCTAATTACGTTGATGCGCCTGGTCGACTTGATGCCGAGTGACATCGATGCCGTGATGCGTCGCCGTGTGATTAATGTGACGAACTCAACCTGGCATCAATATAATTGGCAACATGTTAATCCGCTGGGCTATGATGCTATGGCACGCTCGATGGCAAATTTGTACGAAGAAACTCATCTCCGTAAAGATTTAGAGGCTTACTTTGAATTCAAATCGTTGGATGGATTGTTCGTTCGTCACAATTGGTTGCAGAGTAATGATGCCAATGAGTTGAGCAAAGAAATCGGTAACGAATTAATGAGCATGGAAAGTTGGCATGTTGCTGAGTTCAGAGTAATGCGCTATGCCTTGCTTCATGTCGATACTGAAGCAGGTGTTGAAATGTGGTCGCGTTCGATTCGCAAAGCCTTAAATGAGATGGATCAACAATACATTCAACACAATGCGGTCTTGGATATCTATGAGTGGGCGATTTTACGGGCGATGCTGTTGCGCAATAAAGAACTGGCGAAGTCGTTGCTTAAGGCATCACGCGTCATCAATAATAATCCGGCGGATGTGCCATTGTTTGGTCGAGGTCAGCGTCGGTTGTTCGAACTGTATGAAGAACTGATTGATGAAGTGCCGACAGCACGCCGTCAATTACAAGAACACTTGTCAGATTTTGTCATCCTATCCGGAGATAGTAAATTTACGGATGCCTATCAAAAAATCTTACGTCCTTACTGGGAAAAGTGA
- a CDS encoding Dyp-type peroxidase — protein MPVTPTKAQDVWKDVGKNVSFVVLKLKRENLAADQEAIAEFADRSQAIERSMMIRAADANLKVSIGFSRTAWDYLFPNAAVPKQLETYTTLTGPEYSMPASEGDIFLHVRAGDEAVVYEVVRQFMVFLEPIATVFDETKGFRYFEGRAIIGFIDGTEAPAEFDAADYALVGEEDPEYINGSYAFAQKWLHDMDFWGKMKTEEQEKAVGRHKFDDLELDDGEKFHNAHNVAAKIEVDGEEQKIVRMNVPFSDPATGKTGTYFIGYSRYWSVTKAMLQQMVDMSDFLLTFSTIQSGQLFFIPSRDTLGEIADGALF, from the coding sequence ATGCCAGTAACACCAACTAAGGCACAAGATGTATGGAAAGACGTAGGAAAGAATGTTTCTTTCGTCGTATTGAAATTAAAGCGCGAGAATTTGGCAGCAGACCAAGAAGCGATTGCTGAGTTTGCTGATCGATCACAAGCGATTGAACGCTCAATGATGATTCGCGCCGCTGATGCAAATTTGAAGGTATCGATTGGTTTTAGTCGAACGGCATGGGATTATTTGTTTCCAAATGCCGCGGTGCCAAAGCAATTAGAAACCTACACAACATTGACGGGACCAGAATATAGTATGCCAGCATCAGAGGGTGACATTTTCTTGCACGTCCGCGCAGGTGATGAAGCGGTTGTGTACGAAGTTGTCCGTCAGTTCATGGTCTTCCTTGAGCCGATTGCCACGGTGTTTGATGAGACGAAGGGCTTCCGTTATTTTGAAGGACGCGCCATCATCGGCTTTATTGATGGCACTGAAGCGCCGGCTGAATTTGACGCCGCCGACTATGCGCTGGTAGGGGAGGAGGACCCAGAGTATATTAATGGGTCATACGCCTTTGCTCAAAAGTGGCTCCATGACATGGACTTCTGGGGCAAGATGAAAACAGAAGAACAAGAAAAAGCGGTTGGTCGTCATAAATTTGATGACTTGGAATTAGATGACGGGGAAAAGTTCCACAATGCGCACAACGTTGCCGCGAAAATCGAAGTTGATGGCGAAGAACAGAAAATTGTCCGGATGAACGTGCCGTTTTCTGATCCAGCAACTGGCAAAACGGGGACGTACTTTATTGGTTATTCACGTTATTGGTCAGTTACAAAGGCGATGTTGCAACAAATGGTAGATATGTCAGACTTCTTGTTGACGTTCTCAACCATCCAATCAGGTCAATTATTCTTCATTCCATCGCGTGATACACTGGGCGAAATCGCAGATGGGGCGCTGTTTTAG
- a CDS encoding septation ring formation regulator EzrA → MTQIGHIVIGLIVVVAAIYLIIFVSQRLTARKVAKLLQKKEQLAEIPMRDRLVKGRQLSLTGQSLKQFQLLENKYGTLETQGFNEIENQANSVLFESQGLNFVKTAQELKQLQQLIRDAEMTIDVVNQGLSDLEKLDEAHKAAVKELEVKYQDLRKTLLSQNFSFGPAIDKLEEILGSLEDDFAEFARLTEAGDHATAAGIYETLGMETNQLEQRIEQIPGLFKSLDDTLPGQLAELHEAYDKMAAEGFKFETDIPEELEELETQRTNALDLLADLTLKQVAETIAQMEARTEVLYETFEKEASSAQEVWENNEQLTAYVVHNKRQNHELYIELDRLNQDFVFTKDEVGQVRSWEIQLSNVSVSLEDLKASISQHEVVFSNLLETQHGLREELERIEKEQVSMWEGLKELPQLVQQSRNRVTLLSDKLRQIQRAVERQGLPGLPDTYMSFFYAVNDELGRLKQQLGLSRINVDDVLRQLSIVTADLDTLQENTDALIEAASVTERLVRKALSYRDNADVVQATQQARYYYETDFDYTRAMNTLGAVIDQQEQGATARLVNAYRQEQATLQAEFAEQQ, encoded by the coding sequence ATGACACAGATTGGACATATCGTAATTGGCTTGATAGTTGTCGTAGCGGCCATTTACTTGATTATCTTTGTCTCTCAACGATTGACTGCACGCAAGGTAGCTAAGTTGCTTCAGAAGAAGGAACAGTTAGCTGAAATTCCAATGCGTGATCGCTTAGTGAAAGGACGTCAATTGAGTTTGACAGGTCAATCACTCAAGCAATTCCAATTGTTAGAGAACAAGTACGGCACACTTGAAACGCAAGGCTTTAATGAAATTGAAAACCAAGCCAACAGTGTTCTATTCGAATCACAAGGTTTGAACTTCGTGAAGACGGCACAAGAATTGAAGCAATTGCAACAATTAATTCGTGATGCTGAAATGACGATTGATGTTGTTAATCAAGGTTTGTCTGATTTGGAAAAGTTGGACGAAGCACACAAGGCAGCTGTTAAGGAACTTGAAGTTAAGTATCAAGACCTACGTAAGACGTTGCTGTCACAAAACTTCAGCTTCGGTCCAGCGATTGATAAGTTGGAAGAAATTTTGGGATCATTGGAAGATGATTTCGCTGAGTTTGCCCGTTTGACGGAAGCCGGGGACCATGCAACGGCCGCTGGTATTTACGAGACGTTGGGGATGGAAACGAACCAACTTGAACAACGCATTGAACAAATTCCAGGTCTATTTAAGTCTTTGGATGATACATTGCCAGGACAATTAGCAGAATTGCATGAAGCGTATGACAAGATGGCTGCTGAAGGATTCAAGTTCGAAACGGATATTCCAGAAGAGCTTGAAGAACTTGAAACGCAACGCACAAACGCATTGGACTTGTTGGCTGACTTAACGTTGAAGCAAGTTGCTGAGACGATTGCGCAAATGGAAGCCCGTACAGAAGTGTTGTACGAAACGTTTGAAAAGGAAGCCAGTTCAGCCCAAGAAGTTTGGGAGAACAATGAGCAATTGACGGCTTACGTTGTTCACAACAAGCGTCAAAACCACGAGTTGTACATTGAGTTGGATCGCTTGAATCAAGATTTCGTCTTTACAAAGGATGAAGTTGGTCAAGTACGTAGTTGGGAAATCCAGCTATCGAATGTTTCAGTTAGTTTGGAAGATTTGAAGGCATCGATTTCACAACACGAAGTTGTCTTCTCAAACTTGCTTGAAACGCAACATGGTTTGCGCGAAGAGCTTGAGCGTATCGAAAAGGAACAAGTTTCAATGTGGGAAGGCTTGAAGGAGCTACCACAATTGGTGCAACAATCACGTAACCGCGTGACGTTGTTGTCCGACAAGTTGCGTCAAATTCAACGCGCTGTTGAGCGTCAAGGTTTGCCTGGCTTGCCAGACACGTACATGAGCTTCTTCTACGCTGTGAATGATGAATTGGGGCGTTTGAAGCAACAACTTGGCTTGTCACGTATTAATGTTGATGATGTTTTGCGTCAACTAAGTATCGTGACGGCTGACTTGGATACGTTGCAAGAAAACACGGATGCGCTGATTGAGGCTGCGTCGGTAACGGAGCGTTTGGTGCGTAAGGCGTTGTCATATCGCGATAACGCAGATGTGGTTCAAGCCACGCAACAAGCTCGTTACTACTATGAAACTGACTTTGACTACACGCGTGCGATGAACACGTTGGGCGCGGTCATTGATCAACAAGAACAAGGTGCGACGGCTCGCCTTGTTAATGCATACCGCCAAGAGCAAGCAACTTTGCAAGCGGAATTTGCAGAACAACAATAG